A part of Melittangium boletus DSM 14713 genomic DNA contains:
- a CDS encoding helix-turn-helix domain-containing protein, with the protein MAYLKTLVEDGRTEQRVARRARVLLAMTDPDTVVSELADRLELERTTIWHLCRRYEAYGVDVVLDAPRSGRPRELSPPATSRGGTVGVL; encoded by the coding sequence GTGGCCTACCTCAAGACGCTGGTGGAGGACGGACGTACCGAGCAGCGCGTCGCGCGCCGAGCGCGCGTCCTGCTGGCCATGACTGACCCGGACACCGTCGTGTCGGAGTTGGCCGACAGGCTTGAGCTGGAGCGCACCACCATTTGGCACTTGTGCCGTCGCTACGAAGCGTACGGTGTCGATGTCGTGCTGGATGCGCCCCGCTCCGGCCGTCCGCGGGAGCTTTCCCCCCCTGCAACGAGTAGAGGTGGAACAGTTGGCGTGTTGTGA